The following proteins are co-located in the Paralichthys olivaceus isolate ysfri-2021 chromosome 2, ASM2471397v2, whole genome shotgun sequence genome:
- the LOC109629131 gene encoding class E basic helix-loop-helix protein 40-like, which produces MERIPSAQPPPLSKHQAELSDVQGMDFPMYVYKPRRGMKRGEESKETYKLPHRLIEKKRRDRINECIAQLKDLLPEHLKLTTLGHLEKAVVLELTLKHVKALTSLLEQQQQKILALQNGMQIEQPPVSQEKSEEMFCSGFHMCAKEIVQFLANHETDGDFTPSHVINHLHKLAAEVLQSPNRPRTPVSPRHEENPNYHQHQPHKEMHTSLPPKPSEGYGRNCVPVIQRAYALTSSEQSGSDTDTDSGYGGELEKNYGQESQLKRALGERQSSGIKQEDEEPRHKRPRVESSEDELLSGGESSASSSSSGYGSYMSVSPNHPPPPPHPLCMPFYLIPPSAAAYLPMLEKCWYPGAVPMLYPGMGGSAPAMSSERPSPPQLVMSPRGGSPAPAISQTPMDSPALLQALKQVPPLNLETKD; this is translated from the exons ATGGAGCGAATTCCAAGCGCGCAGCCACCACCTCTGTCCAAACACCAGGCTGAGCTGTCAGACGTGCAGGG GATGGACTTCCCCATGTATGTTTATAAACCCAGACGggggatgaagagaggagaggagagcaag GAAACCTACAAGCTGCCTCACAGACTCATCGAGAAGAAAAGACGTGATCGGATAAACGAGTGCATCGCGCAGCTGAAAGATTTATTACCGGAGCACCTGAAGCTCACG ACTCTGGGACATCTGGAGAAGGCCGTGGTTTTGGAGCTCACACTCAAGCATGTGAAAGCCCTCACGTCTcttctggagcagcagcagcagaagatccTCGCTCTGCAGAATGGCATGCAAATCG AGCAGCCTCCCGTCAGCCAGGAGAAGTCAGAGGAGATGTTCTGCTCTGGTTTCCACATGTGTGCAAAGGAGATTGTTCAGTTTCTAGCCAACCACGAGACAGACGGAGACTTCACGCCATCTCATGTGATCAATCACCTTCACAAGTTGGCTGCAGAGGTACTGCAAAGTCCAAACCGGCCCCGAACCCCTGTCAGCCCCCGACACGAGGAGAACCCCAACTATCACCAGCACCAACCTCATAAGGAGATGCACACCAGCTTACCGCCCAAACCCAGCGAGGGATACGGGAGGAACTGTGTGCCTGTCATCCAGCGAGCGTATGCTCTGACAAGCAGCGAGCAGAGTGGCAGcgatacagacacagacagtggCTATGGGGGAGAGCTGGAGAAGAACTATGGCCAGGAGAGCCAGCTGAAGCGAGCGctgggagagaggcagagctcTGGCATCAagcaggaggatgaagagcCACGTCACAAACGACCCCGGGTGGAGTCGTCAGAAGATGAGCTGCTCTCGGGTGGGGAGTCGTCAGCTTCATCGTCCTCAAGTGGTTACGGTAGTTACATGAGCGTATCCCCTAATCAtccaccacccccaccacatcctctctgcaTGCCTTTCTACCTCATTCCACCCTCCGCTGCAGCCTACCTGCCAATGCTGGAGAAATGCTGGTACCCTGGGGCCGTGCCCATGCTCTACCCTGGCATGGGAGGCTCTGCACCAGCCATGTCCAGTGAAAGACCGTCGCCACCTCAGCTAGTGATGTCTCCCAGGGGAGGCTCTCCAGCCCCAGCCATATCGCAGACCCCCATGGACTCCCCTGCCCTCCTTCAGGCATTAAAGCAGGTACCACCCCTCAACCTGGAAACCAAAGACTGA
- the ttll3 gene encoding tubulin monoglycylase TTLL3 yields MQQMPVLQSSVAPVEGRLHSSVPSLPAIRPERLKTAKALVEKAVKLRKVFSVQGPYPVISAALWARGWVERRLPPQVQRASHCHGDEEEDGDDADASADVSERVDEGEKEENLDETFDLMSRLVRNETAYLFWTTRRDYIDCRSLRNDQMTNHFANAGTFTTKVGLCVNLRNLQWFDKADPDTFFPRCYRLGAEDEKHAFIEDFRRTACTSLLQHVVETRGWRREGAEVGKQKAKNSISEKSDNVEQRFVCPEMIDTALHVCEEFLSVLEHGDIDVTVQTPPTVEEQQWAEFLQNYYMVVHEGALIRGSCVFVERCQAMLTRLQEACPQLDTDGLNNIWIIKPGAKSRGRGIMCMNRLEEILALVDKDRAFTKESKWVVQKYLERPLLVHGTKFDLRQWFLVTDWNPLTVWFYRECYLRFSTQPYTTNTLDSSIHLCNNSIQKHFQPSCDRHPGVPPDNMWSCSQFKAFLQQQGCGAQWEMVVVPGMQQAVIHALQTAQDLVEPRKASFELYGADFMLGRDLRPWLLEINASPTMACSTAVTARLCPAVQLDTLRVVLDWRSDSTAYTGGFKLIYKQAAVDIPHYVGMSLLVEGTAVRQPRPLLQRQSVISNAPVTAQLPSDHSSSEEAEASHSNPSCHKPHVIAAFRRSDKENCAVEEKKRQLKSTSPKRAREVRTDIQNSQNASSVRRSRQSLGSEQTLSVHTKPQRKVQRLGLRLGANGPTLVPRSLSFSLSPPHNTLHCKSQPNRGHGSHISRSLLPQTALEPQHQASTRVFPSLQGPLPTLEIFSLRPNIVTGAVGFRNTNVSSHSSIHRHHSFLRPHRQTRAKYKEDCGGEH; encoded by the exons ATGCAACAAATGCCAG TGTTACAGTCCAGTGTGGCTCCAGTGGAGGGGAGGTTACACAGCAGTGTGCCCAGCCTGCCTGCGATCAGGCCAGAACGGTTGAAAACAGCTAAGGCATTGGTGGAGAAAGCAGTCAAG TTGAGGAAAGTGTTTTCGGTGCAAGGGCCCTATCCCGTGATCAGTGCTGCCTTATGGGCCAGAGGGTGGGTGGAACGTCGCCTGCCCCCTCAAGTTCAGAGAGCATCTCATTGCCatggtgatgaggaggaggatggagatgaTGCTGATGCCAGCGCTGATGTCTCTG AGAGAGTGGATGaaggggagaaagaggagaaccTTGATGAAACGTTTGACCTCATG TCTCGCCTGGTCCGAAACGAAACAGCATATTTGTTCTGGACAACAAGACGGGATTACATCGACTGCCGCTCCCTGCGGAATGACCAAATGACCAATCACTTTGCAAATGCGGGAACTTTCACCACCAAG GTCGGGCTCTGTGTGAACCTGCGAAACCTTCAGTGGTTTGATAAAGCAGATCCTGATACCTTCTTTCCAAGATGCTACAGGCTtggagcagaggatgaaaagCACGCATTTATAG AGGACTTTAGGAGGACAGCCTGCACCAGTCTGCTGCAGCATGTGGTTGAAACAaggggatggaggagagagggagcagaggtcGGGAAACAAAAAGCCAAAAACAGCATCTCtgaaa aGTCAGATAATGTGGAGCAGCGATTCGTTTGTCCAGAAATGATCGACACAGCCTTACATGTGTGTGAAGAGTTTCTCAGTGTTTTAGAGCACGGCGATATTGATGTGACTGTGCAAACACCTCCGacagtggaggagcagcagtgggCAGAGTTTCTGCAGAACTACTACATGGTTGTGCA tGAAGGTGCATTGATCAGGggtagctgtgtgtttgtggagcgCTGCCAGGCCATGTTGACCCGACTGCAGGAGGCTTGTCCTCAGCTCGACACAGACGGACTAAATAACATCTGGATCATTAAACCAGGTGCCAAGTCAAGAGGACGAG GCATTATGTGTATGAACCGGCTAGAAGAGATTTTGGCACTCGTGGACAAAGACAGAGCCTTTACCAAGGAGAGTAAGTGGGTGGTGCAGAAATACCTTGAACGTCCTCTGTTGGTCCATGGTACCAAGTTCGACCTCCGTCAGTGGTTCCTGGTGACTGACTGGAACCCTCTGACTGTGTGGTTCTACAGAGAGTGCTACCTGCGGTTCTCCACTCAGCCCTACACAACAAACACTCTGGACAG CTCAATCCACCTGTGCAACAACTCTATCCAGAAGCACTTCCAGCCATCTTGTGACCGCCATCCAGGCGTGCCCCCGGACAACATGTGGTCCTGCTCCCAGTTTAAGgcttttctgcagcagcagggctGTGGGGCGCAGTGGGAGATGGTGGTGGTCCCTGGGATGCAGCAGGCAGTGATCCATGCCCTGCAGACTGCCCAGGACCTAGTGGAACCCCGCAAGGCGAGCTTTGAGCTCTACGGAGCAGACTTTATGTTGGGCAGAGATCTAAGGCCCTGGCTCCTGGAGATCAATGCAAGTCCGACCATGGCCTGTTCCACTGCTGTGACCGCCCGCCTCTGCCCCGCTGTGCAGCTCGACACACTGAGGGTCGTATTGGACTGGCGCTCTGATTCTACTGCTTACACAGGAGGCTTCAAGCTAATCTACAAACAG GCTGCAGTAGATATTCCTCACTACGTGGGCATGAGCCTGCTGGTGGAAGGAACCGCAGTAAGGCAGCCCAGACCTCTCCTCCAGCGGCAAAGTGTTATTTCTAATGCACCTGTCACTGCCCAACTCCCATCAGACCATTCATCTTCAGAGGAGGCTGAAGCATCACATAGTAATCCATCATGCCATAAGCCCCATGTGATTGCTGCTTTTCGCCGTTCAGACAAAGAGAACTGCGCTgttgaagagaaaaagaggcagCTGAAGTCGACGTCCCCAAAGAGGGCACGTGAAGTGAGAACAGACATTCAGAATTCCCAGAATGCTTCCAGTGTTCGCAGGTCCCGCCAAAGTCTGGGGTCTGAACAGACTTTATCGGTACACACCAAACCTCAGAGGAAAGTGCAACGTTTGGGTTTGCGTCTTGGTGCCAATGGTCCAACCCTTGTCCCACGGAGTCTCTCTTTTTCACTCAGCCCTCCTCACAACACACTTCATTGTAAATCTCAGCCCAATCGAGGCCACGGATCACACATCTCTAGATCCCTCCTTCCCCAGACAGCTTTGGAGCCCCAGCACCAGGCGTCTACTCGGGTCTTTCCTTCACTCCAGGGTCCTCTCCCTACCCTGGAGATCTTCAGCTTGCGACCAAACATCGTGACAGGAGCTGTTGGCTTTCGTAATACAAATGTATCCTCTCATTCCAGTATCCACAGGCATCACTCATTCCTCCGTCCTCATAGACAAACCAGGGCCAAATATAAAGAAGACTGTGGAGGTGAACATTAA